From one Bacillus sp. FJAT-42376 genomic stretch:
- a CDS encoding Ada metal-binding domain-containing protein codes for MTEKELFNAIYEVILSRTDVFDGKFYVGITTTKIFCRPSCRSRTPKRENVRVFGSIHEAKKAGFRACKRCKPEVPGENGPDAELAKNLKAFIQSHYQEALTLNSMAAELAISPYHLLRVFKRMTGVTPSKYLQDYRMQEGKNLLSIDAKPIAEIAAETGFSSPSHFSSLFKKSAGCTPQEYRDKIAAKGGIQS; via the coding sequence ATGACGGAAAAAGAGCTGTTTAATGCCATTTATGAAGTCATCCTAAGCAGGACTGACGTCTTTGACGGGAAGTTTTATGTAGGGATTACGACAACGAAAATCTTCTGCCGGCCTTCGTGCAGGTCCCGTACCCCGAAACGGGAAAATGTAAGAGTGTTTGGAAGTATTCATGAGGCAAAAAAGGCAGGGTTCCGTGCCTGTAAACGATGCAAGCCTGAAGTTCCCGGTGAAAATGGACCGGACGCAGAACTGGCTAAAAATTTAAAGGCATTCATTCAAAGCCATTATCAGGAGGCGTTAACATTAAACAGCATGGCAGCTGAATTAGCGATCAGCCCTTATCACCTTCTGAGGGTTTTCAAAAGGATGACAGGTGTCACCCCTTCCAAATATCTTCAGGATTACAGAATGCAGGAAGGAAAAAACCTTCTATCCATAGATGCAAAACCAATTGCTGAAATTGCGGCTGAAACAGGATTTTCAAGCCCATCGCATTTTTCCTCCCTTTTTAAGAAATCAGCCGGCTGCACACCCCAGGAGTATAGAGATAAAATTGCGGCAAAAGGAGGAATACAAAGTTGA
- a CDS encoding methylated-DNA--[protein]-cysteine S-methyltransferase → MTEIKNVYWNQFVFESISSLPFYMAVTEKGICRITWPHETFESLENWAAAKLPGTILEWNDRETAPYIQQLMEYESGERRIFDFSVDLHGTAFQKSVWMALLNIPYGETATYAQIAASAGNKKAVRAAGTANGANPVPIAVPCHRVIGSNKTLTGFRGGLEMKERLLRLEDYHDFSKKGHARFHF, encoded by the coding sequence TTGACAGAAATCAAAAACGTGTACTGGAATCAATTTGTATTTGAAAGTATCAGTTCTCTTCCCTTTTATATGGCTGTAACCGAAAAAGGAATATGCCGGATCACCTGGCCACATGAAACATTTGAATCACTTGAAAACTGGGCGGCTGCAAAATTGCCGGGAACAATATTAGAATGGAATGATAGAGAGACAGCTCCATATATTCAGCAGCTGATGGAATATGAGAGCGGGGAACGCCGCATTTTTGACTTTTCGGTCGATTTGCATGGAACTGCCTTTCAAAAGTCTGTCTGGATGGCACTATTAAACATCCCATACGGAGAAACGGCTACGTATGCTCAAATAGCCGCATCGGCAGGAAATAAAAAAGCAGTCAGGGCAGCAGGAACGGCAAACGGCGCCAATCCTGTTCCGATTGCCGTTCCGTGCCATCGTGTAATCGGCTCTAATAAAACTTTAACCGGATTCAGAGGCGGCCTTGAAATGAAAGAACGTCTTCTTCGATTGGAGGATTATCATGATTTCAGCAAAAAAGGACATGCCCGTTTTCACTTTTGA
- a CDS encoding DNA-3-methyladenine glycosylase 2: MISAKKDMPVFTFDSGSESLSIPLPKFFSFKETLHYLTRSPQECLHQVDDGEIYKLLKLDSQKILIRIRETNASSLELEIVDGLKTERIYRKAAEYTADWLDLHSDLEPFYVLANQDPILRSLTETYNGLRIIGIPDLYEALIWAVIGQQINLAFAYTLKKRLAETYGTSHVWNGRTFWAFPDPSVIAAISIEDFRTLQFTNKKAEYIIGISKLAAEGKLTKEELLKEKCGDALEEKLLAIKGIGPWTARYVMMRCLRYSSSLPYGDAALNKALQNAGFKGSKLTRAEIETVFSLWKPWEAYAVFYFWRSLSKD; encoded by the coding sequence ATGATTTCAGCAAAAAAGGACATGCCCGTTTTCACTTTTGACAGCGGATCTGAAAGCCTCTCCATCCCTCTACCTAAGTTTTTTAGCTTTAAGGAGACTCTTCACTACTTAACGAGGTCTCCCCAAGAGTGCCTTCATCAAGTGGATGATGGGGAAATCTATAAGCTTCTGAAGCTGGACAGTCAGAAGATTCTCATTCGCATACGGGAAACGAATGCTTCAAGTCTTGAGCTTGAAATAGTGGACGGCCTGAAAACGGAAAGGATCTATAGGAAAGCGGCCGAATATACGGCGGACTGGCTCGATCTTCATTCCGACCTGGAACCCTTTTATGTTCTTGCGAATCAAGATCCTATTCTCCGTTCTCTTACAGAAACATACAATGGACTGCGGATCATCGGCATACCTGATTTATATGAAGCCTTAATCTGGGCTGTCATCGGTCAGCAAATCAATTTGGCATTTGCCTATACGCTGAAGAAAAGACTGGCAGAAACATATGGAACAAGCCATGTATGGAATGGCCGGACGTTTTGGGCTTTTCCCGATCCCTCCGTTATAGCGGCCATTTCAATAGAAGATTTCCGTACTCTCCAATTCACAAATAAAAAAGCGGAGTATATCATTGGCATCTCGAAACTTGCAGCAGAAGGAAAATTAACAAAAGAAGAGCTTCTGAAAGAAAAATGCGGGGATGCATTGGAAGAAAAGCTGCTTGCAATCAAAGGAATCGGTCCTTGGACAGCCCGTTATGTCATGATGAGATGCCTCCGCTATTCCTCTAGTCTTCCCTATGGCGATGCCGCTTTAAATAAGGCCCTTCAAAATGCAGGTTTTAAAGGGAGTAAACTAACAAGGGCGGAAATAGAAACGGTCTTTTCATTATGGAAACCATGGGAAGCTTATGCTGTTTTTTATTTTTGGAGAAGTTTGTCCAAGGATTAG
- a CDS encoding DUF2812 domain-containing protein — protein MKKVCRPFWSYDIQKTENWLSEMAKEGYSLVRFNRWTRFFFFVKGEPAAQSFQIGYSHLKNDSLSKALIEDGWKKEVQSGRWYIAVNGKPPEQLKTFLFRDGIVKRSLRLKYLFSGILVYLSVIAIFIASIFSFDFFQNTPVEVEESPLWFITYSAGGLAIALGFLCIYSVYKLNRLIKSFNRIPDTTEGDEIVSKEREKQLIKIGEILVERKIGWMYSPDRLEKWLEKKEREGFRLYRVSKSGTVFYFKKGKPRQIRYCADYQNISNEHYYEMHRDTGWKSVFMSKSSLQKWTLWSREYSDHEERPQLYSDQSHRLKHARKIVFSYSLLFLPLTIIYLINFSIFISNWSHFGFGGLNAFNTVMYTICIFLFGSFIIRSWLYYGRLKKESKDHVHL, from the coding sequence ATGAAAAAGGTATGCAGACCATTTTGGAGCTACGATATTCAAAAGACAGAAAATTGGTTGTCGGAAATGGCAAAAGAGGGGTACTCACTCGTCCGTTTCAACCGCTGGACAAGGTTCTTCTTTTTTGTAAAAGGAGAGCCTGCAGCACAATCCTTTCAGATTGGATATAGTCATCTTAAAAACGATTCCCTTTCAAAGGCATTAATAGAAGATGGATGGAAGAAAGAGGTTCAGTCCGGACGCTGGTATATAGCTGTGAATGGAAAACCACCGGAACAGTTAAAGACTTTTCTTTTTCGAGATGGCATCGTCAAACGAAGCCTTCGCCTGAAATATCTTTTTAGCGGTATTCTGGTTTATTTATCTGTCATAGCTATTTTTATCGCATCCATTTTCAGTTTTGATTTTTTTCAAAATACTCCTGTTGAGGTTGAAGAGAGTCCGCTATGGTTCATCACCTACAGCGCAGGAGGATTAGCAATCGCACTTGGCTTTTTATGTATTTACTCTGTCTATAAGCTAAATAGGCTTATTAAAAGCTTTAATCGGATTCCGGATACTACAGAGGGGGATGAAATCGTTAGCAAAGAAAGAGAAAAACAGCTGATCAAAATAGGAGAAATTCTTGTTGAAAGAAAAATCGGCTGGATGTATTCACCCGATCGGCTTGAGAAATGGCTTGAAAAAAAGGAGAGGGAAGGATTTCGATTATATCGGGTGAGCAAATCAGGAACTGTTTTTTACTTTAAAAAGGGCAAGCCCCGTCAGATTCGTTACTGTGCTGACTATCAAAATATTTCGAATGAACACTATTATGAAATGCACAGGGACACCGGCTGGAAAAGTGTGTTTATGTCAAAATCATCTTTGCAAAAATGGACGCTGTGGAGCAGGGAATATTCAGATCATGAGGAACGGCCACAGTTATACAGTGACCAGTCCCACCGATTAAAGCATGCCCGAAAAATTGTTTTTTCCTATAGTCTATTATTTCTGCCCTTGACCATTATTTATTTAATAAATTTCAGTATATTTATTTCAAACTGGTCCCATTTCGGATTTGGGGGATTGAATGCATTCAATACCGTCATGTATACCATCTGTATTTTTCTATTCGGGTCCTTCATTATAAGGTCATGGCTTTATTATGGCCGGCTAAAAAAAGAGTCTAAAGATCATGTTCATCTATAA
- a CDS encoding PadR family transcriptional regulator produces MNRDNVLKKYVPMTETAFYILLSLAEPRHGYGIVKHVEEMTNARIRLGSGTVYGTLTKMQKDGVITLFSDEERKTVYEITDTGKKLMAAEISRLKELYQNAIKHEETFL; encoded by the coding sequence TTGAATCGAGATAACGTTTTAAAAAAATATGTTCCCATGACGGAAACGGCTTTCTATATCCTTCTCTCGCTGGCGGAGCCGCGTCACGGATACGGGATTGTTAAACATGTTGAAGAAATGACAAATGCCAGAATCCGTCTTGGTTCCGGCACTGTTTATGGAACGCTGACAAAAATGCAAAAGGATGGAGTCATTACTCTATTTTCAGACGAAGAAAGAAAAACAGTGTACGAAATAACCGACACAGGGAAAAAACTGATGGCAGCTGAAATCAGCCGGCTAAAAGAACTTTATCAAAATGCCATTAAGCATGAGGAGACTTTTCTATGA
- a CDS encoding LLM class flavin-dependent oxidoreductase, producing the protein MKLSILDQSPLSAGKTPKDALTASLRLAQAGERLGFKRYWIAEHHDFPGLTSSAPEIMLGYIGGQTKTIRLGAGAILLPHYKPYKVAETFNLLSTLFPDRIDLGIGRSPGGSAESSIALSGNFLENVRQLPEIYDDLLHFIRGDFSKDHMFSQIKASPVPPVSPEIYLLGTSRKSARMAAESGTGYVFGQFMGSTDPAIIQEYKKDFKASSRQSEPEVILAAAVICAETSEEAEKIALSNQVWQIMLAKGEGKEGVPPFEEADAYVLTEEEKEQLEKMKARQIIGSPPVVKKKLMKMAAEYDANEVMILSITHRESEKIRSYELIAQEFGQ; encoded by the coding sequence ATGAAGCTCAGCATATTAGATCAATCTCCTTTATCAGCAGGCAAAACTCCTAAGGATGCACTGACAGCATCCCTTCGTTTAGCCCAGGCCGGCGAAAGATTAGGGTTTAAACGATATTGGATTGCCGAGCATCATGATTTTCCTGGTTTGACGAGTTCAGCACCAGAGATCATGCTTGGATATATAGGAGGTCAAACAAAAACAATCCGGCTCGGTGCCGGAGCGATTCTTTTGCCTCATTACAAACCGTATAAAGTAGCGGAAACCTTTAATCTCCTTTCTACTCTTTTTCCGGACCGGATTGATCTTGGCATCGGACGTTCACCGGGAGGCTCTGCCGAAAGCTCTATTGCCCTGTCCGGTAATTTTCTCGAAAATGTCAGACAGCTTCCGGAAATATATGACGATCTTCTGCACTTTATTAGAGGGGATTTTTCAAAAGATCACATGTTTTCACAGATTAAGGCTTCCCCGGTCCCTCCTGTTTCTCCGGAAATCTATCTGCTGGGCACGAGCAGAAAGAGTGCCAGGATGGCAGCTGAAAGCGGCACCGGCTATGTATTTGGACAGTTCATGGGGAGTACAGATCCGGCCATCATACAGGAATATAAGAAGGATTTCAAAGCAAGCAGCCGCCAATCAGAACCTGAAGTTATTCTGGCCGCTGCTGTAATTTGTGCAGAAACCTCGGAAGAAGCGGAGAAAATCGCCTTAAGCAATCAGGTGTGGCAAATTATGCTCGCCAAAGGGGAGGGCAAGGAAGGAGTCCCACCTTTTGAGGAAGCCGATGCTTATGTCCTCACAGAGGAAGAAAAGGAACAGCTTGAGAAAATGAAAGCCCGGCAGATCATAGGCAGTCCGCCTGTGGTGAAGAAAAAACTGATGAAAATGGCAGCCGAATACGATGCCAATGAAGTGATGATTCTATCCATTACCCACCGCGAATCCGAAAAAATTCGTTCCTATGAGCTGATTGCTCAGGAATTTGGCCAATAA
- a CDS encoding DUF3219 family protein: MKVYVNDRLIEAADFVHERENGRHIIRFHFKVKSGADYHDTSTLLYQNDFAVKVPDKNLSFQAIIKQYSTSADNLYEENAVGDYFLQLIEKKAGN, translated from the coding sequence ATGAAGGTTTATGTGAATGACCGGCTAATTGAAGCGGCAGATTTCGTACATGAGAGAGAAAATGGGCGGCACATCATCCGCTTTCATTTTAAAGTGAAAAGCGGGGCAGATTACCATGATACGAGCACCTTGCTGTATCAAAATGATTTTGCTGTGAAGGTTCCGGATAAGAATTTGTCATTTCAAGCCATAATCAAGCAATATTCAACGTCCGCTGACAATTTATATGAAGAGAACGCAGTGGGAGATTATTTTCTGCAGCTGATCGAGAAGAAAGCCGGAAACTGA
- a CDS encoding iron-sulfur cluster assembly accessory protein: MECKINRNAAKILNRMLESEEGQGKMIRVFITEMHGDHAHYDVKLDTPNEHDEIVKTDKGIDILMDSREEFLDGVWIQFFFVPEERFEIINRKKGWHNHH, encoded by the coding sequence ATGGAATGCAAAATCAACCGCAATGCAGCAAAAATTTTGAACAGAATGCTTGAAAGTGAAGAAGGACAAGGGAAAATGATTCGTGTATTTATTACCGAAATGCACGGTGATCATGCCCATTATGACGTAAAGCTCGATACACCAAATGAGCATGATGAAATTGTGAAAACCGATAAAGGAATCGACATTCTGATGGACTCCCGCGAAGAGTTTCTTGATGGTGTCTGGATCCAGTTCTTCTTCGTTCCAGAGGAAAGATTTGAGATCATTAACAGAAAAAAAGGGTGGCATAACCACCATTAA
- a CDS encoding LLM class flavin-dependent oxidoreductase gives MFEQNYADKNKKQLDEIKLSVLDLAPIVSGSHAGEALGNSLSLAQHAEKWGFNRYWLAEHHNMRGIASSATSVVIGHIAQGTSTIRVGSGGIMLPNHAPLVIAEQFGTLESLFPGRIDLGLGRAPGTDQLTAQALRRELKGSAEDFPEQVEELRAYFNPTEYSHVKAIPGEGLNIPVWLLGSSGFSAHLAGQLGLPFAFASHFSPDHTVEALRIYRNHFKPSEVLDEPYAMVGVNVVAADSEAQAQYLSTSMKQQFLNLVRGRPGQLNPPVDDMDDLWNDYEKASIQQTLRASAIGDPDQVKAKLQSFLNETQADEMMITANIFDHQARLRSYEIVSQLVK, from the coding sequence GTGTTTGAACAAAATTACGCAGATAAAAATAAAAAACAGCTGGATGAAATAAAGCTTTCTGTGTTGGATTTGGCTCCCATCGTTTCAGGAAGCCATGCTGGAGAAGCGCTAGGCAACTCGCTGAGCTTGGCACAGCATGCGGAAAAGTGGGGATTTAACCGATATTGGCTGGCGGAACACCATAATATGAGGGGCATTGCAAGTTCCGCTACGTCTGTTGTGATCGGGCATATTGCTCAGGGAACGTCAACGATTCGCGTCGGGTCCGGCGGAATTATGCTTCCGAATCACGCTCCGCTTGTGATTGCAGAACAGTTTGGAACACTTGAATCGCTCTTTCCGGGACGGATCGATCTTGGATTGGGAAGAGCACCGGGGACTGATCAGCTGACAGCCCAGGCACTGAGAAGAGAGCTGAAAGGGAGCGCGGAGGATTTTCCGGAGCAGGTGGAAGAGCTAAGAGCATACTTTAATCCGACAGAGTACAGCCATGTAAAAGCAATTCCCGGTGAAGGATTAAACATCCCGGTATGGCTGCTTGGATCGAGTGGTTTCAGTGCCCATTTAGCCGGTCAGCTTGGTTTGCCATTTGCATTTGCCAGTCATTTCTCTCCAGATCATACGGTGGAGGCATTAAGAATTTACAGAAATCATTTTAAGCCATCTGAAGTGCTGGATGAACCATATGCCATGGTTGGTGTGAACGTAGTGGCGGCAGACAGTGAAGCACAGGCGCAGTATTTGTCTACTTCCATGAAACAGCAATTTCTCAACCTTGTCAGGGGCCGTCCGGGCCAGCTGAATCCTCCGGTAGACGATATGGATGATTTGTGGAATGACTATGAAAAAGCCTCAATCCAGCAAACACTTCGTGCGTCTGCCATCGGGGATCCTGATCAGGTCAAGGCGAAGCTTCAAAGCTTTTTAAACGAAACACAGGCAGACGAGATGATGATTACGGCTAACATATTTGACCATCAGGCACGTTTGCGCTCTTATGAAATTGTTTCACAGCTTGTGAAATAA
- a CDS encoding DUF2512 family protein → MNQLAVIAVKFVVAAIAFAIGLDLFFDANVTDILSFSLFAAIATYLIGDRVILPALGHRASYITEFFTVYLGVWIFGSVLYDSYLQIAWGSIISALIFTAGEVLVHLFMLDRAETYSRSAVRSGHASFGTEFSEEIDPRNKKD, encoded by the coding sequence ATGAATCAGCTTGCTGTAATCGCCGTAAAGTTTGTTGTTGCTGCAATTGCGTTTGCGATTGGACTGGACTTATTTTTCGACGCAAACGTGACAGATATTCTTTCTTTTAGTTTATTTGCAGCGATTGCCACCTATTTGATTGGAGACCGGGTCATTCTTCCGGCACTGGGACACAGAGCCTCATACATCACCGAATTTTTCACCGTTTATTTGGGCGTCTGGATTTTTGGGTCTGTACTTTATGACAGTTATTTGCAAATCGCCTGGGGAAGCATTATTTCCGCATTGATTTTCACTGCAGGGGAAGTGCTGGTTCATCTGTTTATGCTGGACCGGGCTGAAACTTATTCCCGATCAGCTGTCCGTTCGGGTCACGCTTCCTTTGGCACGGAATTTTCTGAGGAAATCGATCCAAGAAATAAAAAAGACTGA
- a CDS encoding APC family permease produces the protein MADQGKFKKTISLLDLTLIGLGAIFGSAWLFAVSNVASKAGPAGSFSWVIGGVIILLIGFVYAELGAALPRTGGIIRYPVYSHGHLVGYMISFITIIAYTSLISIEVTAVRQYVAFWLPGLTVKGSDSPTLSGWILQFVLLCIFFLLNYWSVKTFAKSNIIISIFKYFVPLTIIVVLIFYFKSANFTAAGFAPSGFNGIQAAISTGGVMFAYLGLHPIVSVASEVKNPQRNIPIALFLCIILAAAIYTALQVLFIGAIPTDMLSSGWESIQKEFALPFKDIAVVLGLGWLAFLVVFDAILSPGGNGNIFMNTTARLVYAWSRNGTLFQTFSKIDEKTGIPRSSLWLSLGLSIFWTLPFPSWNALVNVCSVALILSYAIAPISSAAFRVNAKNLERPFKLKGMSIIAPVSFIFASYIVYWSGWNTISWLLASQLVMFIVYLLFSKYVPTKEVSLSQQLKSSWWLIGYYIMMLIFSYTGSFGGGLKILSNPLDLILIAAGSVGIFYWAKYTGLPEAIIDSDDTDEASIKVQPSSP, from the coding sequence GTGGCAGATCAGGGAAAATTTAAGAAAACAATATCTCTGCTTGATTTAACGCTGATTGGTCTTGGAGCCATTTTCGGTTCTGCCTGGCTTTTTGCCGTAAGCAATGTAGCGTCCAAAGCCGGTCCTGCGGGGAGTTTCTCCTGGGTTATCGGCGGGGTCATCATTTTATTAATTGGCTTTGTCTATGCTGAGCTTGGTGCTGCACTTCCAAGAACAGGCGGCATCATCCGCTACCCTGTGTATTCACATGGCCATCTTGTCGGATATATGATTTCATTCATCACCATTATCGCTTATACGAGTCTGATTTCGATTGAAGTGACGGCCGTGAGGCAATATGTGGCATTCTGGCTTCCCGGTTTGACCGTGAAAGGGTCCGATTCTCCAACCCTTTCAGGCTGGATTCTTCAATTCGTCCTTTTGTGCATCTTTTTCCTTTTGAACTATTGGAGCGTTAAAACATTTGCAAAATCGAATATCATTATTTCGATTTTTAAATACTTTGTCCCGCTCACCATTATTGTCGTGCTTATTTTTTATTTTAAATCTGCAAACTTTACGGCAGCAGGATTTGCACCTTCGGGTTTCAATGGCATTCAGGCAGCCATTTCTACAGGCGGGGTCATGTTTGCCTATCTGGGTCTTCATCCCATTGTCTCTGTAGCGAGCGAAGTGAAAAATCCGCAGCGAAACATTCCGATCGCTCTTTTTCTCTGCATCATTCTTGCCGCTGCGATTTATACAGCTCTCCAAGTGCTGTTTATAGGAGCAATCCCGACGGACATGCTTTCTTCCGGATGGGAAAGCATCCAGAAAGAATTTGCCCTTCCATTTAAAGATATTGCTGTCGTTCTTGGTCTCGGCTGGCTTGCTTTTCTTGTTGTATTTGATGCCATCCTTTCTCCTGGAGGAAACGGAAATATTTTTATGAATACAACAGCCAGGCTTGTTTATGCATGGTCCAGAAACGGAACGCTCTTTCAGACCTTCTCCAAAATCGACGAAAAAACCGGTATTCCAAGGTCCTCACTCTGGCTCTCACTGGGACTTTCTATTTTCTGGACTCTGCCATTTCCATCATGGAATGCGCTTGTGAATGTATGCTCCGTGGCGCTGATCTTGTCTTACGCGATTGCCCCTATTTCATCTGCTGCATTCAGAGTCAATGCGAAAAATCTGGAAAGACCGTTTAAATTAAAGGGAATGAGCATCATCGCTCCTGTTTCCTTCATTTTCGCATCTTATATAGTTTACTGGTCAGGATGGAACACTATTTCGTGGCTGCTGGCCTCCCAGCTTGTTATGTTCATTGTCTATCTTTTGTTTTCGAAATACGTTCCAACAAAAGAAGTGAGCCTGTCCCAGCAGCTTAAGTCATCGTGGTGGCTGATCGGCTACTATATCATGATGCTGATCTTTTCATACACCGGATCTTTTGGAGGAGGACTTAAAATACTCTCCAATCCCCTGGACTTGATTCTTATTGCAGCCGGTTCTGTTGGAATATTCTACTGGGCTAAGTATACAGGGCTTCCCGAAGCGATTATCGATAGTGATGATACAGATGAAGCGTCGATTAAGGTTCAGCCATCAAGTCCATAA
- a CDS encoding TerD family protein, whose amino-acid sequence MGVSLRKGQKVDLTKTNPGLSKIAVGLGWDVNQMGGASFDLDASVFLLGQNGKVPSDSDFIFYNNPNGASGSVLYCGDNRTGAGSQDDELIRIDLNRVPAQFQKIAFTITIHDAAEKRQNFGQISNAYVRIFSEDTGEEFIRYQLGHEFSVETAIVAAELYRHQSEWKFNAIGSGFGGGLAALCSNFGVTVDDEPAPQPGYIQHNQPSAGGFQQNHQNQYANQNQGYSSGVYQESPPVSSNPYQQNAPSVQPYSGTYGNGHQQYQNSPTQTANRTTACPRCHSQNVGAGKKGFGIGKAALGGLVLGPVGLLGGFIGGSKIQFTCHQCAYKWSPDQKDFAAWANEQKRNAQELLQRFKSQDVMDAIVAGCALVSLADGHISPAERQKVNEFFNNSQELRVFDTAKVNQRFNQFAMNLERDWMSGHAEAMRVLGNIRSKPEVGRLVVRYCVALGFADGNFDPSEKQAVADICRELGLNPSEFLS is encoded by the coding sequence GTGGGTGTTTCATTGCGTAAAGGGCAAAAAGTAGATTTGACCAAAACAAATCCCGGCCTTTCTAAAATTGCCGTCGGTTTAGGCTGGGATGTTAATCAAATGGGCGGTGCTTCATTTGATCTGGATGCTTCCGTATTCCTGCTCGGACAAAATGGCAAAGTTCCTTCAGACAGTGATTTCATTTTTTATAATAATCCAAACGGTGCATCGGGCTCTGTTTTATATTGCGGGGATAACCGGACAGGAGCGGGTTCGCAGGATGACGAACTCATCCGGATTGACTTAAACCGGGTACCCGCGCAATTTCAAAAAATTGCTTTTACGATCACCATTCATGATGCAGCGGAGAAAAGACAAAATTTCGGTCAAATCTCCAATGCTTACGTGAGGATTTTCAGTGAAGATACAGGGGAAGAATTCATCCGGTATCAGCTGGGACATGAATTTTCTGTAGAAACCGCCATCGTAGCAGCTGAATTATACAGGCATCAGTCAGAATGGAAGTTTAACGCAATCGGAAGCGGATTCGGCGGTGGACTTGCAGCCTTGTGCAGCAACTTCGGAGTCACGGTGGATGATGAGCCGGCCCCGCAGCCTGGATACATACAACACAATCAGCCTTCAGCTGGCGGATTTCAGCAAAACCATCAAAATCAGTATGCGAATCAGAATCAGGGCTATTCGTCGGGTGTCTATCAGGAGAGTCCGCCGGTAAGCTCTAATCCCTATCAGCAAAACGCTCCCAGCGTTCAGCCTTACTCAGGAACATATGGAAATGGGCATCAGCAGTACCAGAACAGTCCTACTCAGACAGCGAACAGGACTACTGCCTGTCCAAGATGCCATTCTCAAAATGTAGGGGCCGGGAAAAAAGGATTTGGAATCGGCAAAGCTGCATTAGGAGGTTTGGTTCTTGGTCCTGTTGGGCTTCTGGGCGGATTTATCGGGGGAAGCAAGATTCAGTTTACTTGCCATCAATGCGCCTATAAATGGTCTCCGGACCAGAAAGACTTCGCTGCATGGGCGAACGAGCAAAAACGAAATGCCCAAGAACTGCTGCAGCGATTTAAAAGCCAGGATGTAATGGATGCAATCGTCGCAGGATGTGCGCTGGTCAGTCTTGCAGACGGCCATATTTCACCTGCGGAAAGGCAAAAAGTAAATGAGTTTTTTAACAACAGCCAGGAACTTCGTGTGTTTGATACAGCGAAGGTCAACCAGCGATTCAACCAGTTTGCCATGAATTTGGAAAGGGACTGGATGAGCGGCCATGCAGAGGCGATGAGAGTCCTTGGAAATATCAGAAGCAAGCCGGAGGTTGGAAGGCTTGTCGTCCGGTACTGCGTAGCGCTAGGCTTCGCTGATGGGAATTTCGATCCGTCAGAAAAACAGGCCGTTGCCGATATCTGCCGTGAGCTGGGATTAAATCCGTCTGAATTTTTATCGTAA
- a CDS encoding YqcI/YcgG family protein, with product MQTISASLLTKEDMTNPEMVPDWLLKEYQTFHHVVTDAEFPCYFGMKAEKKGELRYAYISREDWTNLPKAVGQFLALFKEPPYIRHGLFVFMEPEQTEGDIELYRKRFWDILQYLHEQDPKPWPEEAPKDPEHHLWDFHFEGKPFFVFGNAPAYKQRKTRNLGSSLILGFQPRMIFEGLEGTEKGGIMSREKVRERVEKWDQLPKHPDISHYGDENHNEWKQYFIGDDVEPIKGKCPFFHK from the coding sequence ATGCAAACAATTTCTGCTTCTTTGCTTACAAAAGAGGATATGACCAATCCTGAAATGGTGCCGGACTGGCTGCTGAAAGAATACCAAACATTCCATCATGTCGTGACGGATGCTGAATTTCCCTGCTATTTCGGAATGAAGGCTGAAAAGAAAGGTGAATTGCGTTATGCATACATATCCAGAGAGGATTGGACGAATCTCCCGAAAGCAGTCGGGCAGTTCCTCGCCTTATTTAAAGAACCCCCATATATCCGGCATGGCCTATTTGTCTTTATGGAGCCTGAACAGACGGAAGGAGACATTGAACTGTACCGGAAACGATTTTGGGATATCCTCCAGTATTTGCATGAACAGGATCCTAAGCCGTGGCCAGAGGAAGCGCCTAAAGACCCTGAGCATCATTTATGGGATTTTCATTTTGAAGGGAAGCCGTTCTTCGTTTTCGGAAATGCACCTGCATACAAACAGAGGAAAACAAGGAACTTAGGAAGCAGTCTTATACTTGGTTTTCAGCCCCGGATGATTTTCGAAGGTCTTGAAGGCACCGAAAAAGGCGGAATTATGTCCCGGGAAAAAGTGCGGGAGCGTGTTGAAAAATGGGATCAGCTTCCGAAACATCCTGATATAAGCCATTATGGTGATGAAAACCATAATGAGTGGAAGCAGTATTTTATCGGAGATGATGTGGAGCCGATTAAAGGGAAGTGTCCGTTTTTTCATAAGTAG